From a region of the Candidatus Acidiferrales bacterium genome:
- a CDS encoding endonuclease MutS2, translating to MNSLQQSDSINEDSIGVHDTELLRSFEKVEFLKLISYLKNLCQTELGAKYFNDVPLYYEKYSLEREYLLVDQSHSLLVRNIFPELTGAKDVRFSLARASKEGSYLQGMELRDIASLLHAVESTRKSLLRQKNEFREISEIGFRLYQDLILEFNINRAIDEDGNLSDDASKELHRIRTNLNRTRGNLRKKIISIARSFSEMEYSEDDIFTQRDGRLVLPLKAEFKKQIPGLIHGASATGQTVFIEPSAAVDLNNEVISLQFEEQREIEKILRELTDKVREVVPQLLQDVDVIAYVDSLYARAEYAVRFNAIIPAVEAVDVPRLVKARHPLLVIKLGREKVTPIDMFLEDSTRVVVISGPNSGGKTVTLKTVGLFALCNLAAIPLTADPGTELPIYRNIFTEIGDEQSIENDLSTFTSRIKHFVSIIDKAGAKSLVLVDEFGEETEPAEGAALASAMLEELRDKNSMSFVTTHNSGLKVFASDAAAMINAAMEFDQNTLVPTYKLIIGRPGSSYAFEIAQRTGIDKDIVERARKYIGEGRNKLENLLLRVEQLENELRDRVMEIKKEQELAETMRQEYEKKVFSAKKEASEIRSKAVEESEKIIAELNKKIENMVREIRESGADREALKRSHASVDEMKQQVAKMRDSQGAEQRRSFSVGDIVSISGTLLAGEVIEKSNEKGELLVEVSGLKMRVHESELRQTTKGKLKKNEAFVAVHSGVLTRVDIRGMRPYEIQSTVEKFLDEAYLGGLKQVEIIHGTGTGSLKRAVEQLLKIHPFVVSSRSGDLGEGGQGVTIVELKPE from the coding sequence TTGAACAGCCTCCAACAAAGTGATTCTATAAACGAAGATTCCATCGGGGTACACGATACTGAACTACTTCGTTCCTTTGAAAAAGTCGAATTCCTCAAGCTGATTTCATATTTAAAAAATCTCTGTCAAACGGAACTTGGTGCGAAATATTTCAATGATGTTCCGCTGTATTACGAGAAATATTCACTTGAGAGAGAATATCTTCTAGTAGATCAATCCCATTCTCTCCTGGTGAGAAATATTTTCCCGGAGCTGACAGGTGCAAAGGATGTACGTTTCTCCCTGGCCCGTGCCTCCAAAGAAGGGAGCTATCTTCAGGGCATGGAACTTCGTGACATTGCATCTCTTTTGCATGCCGTGGAGTCCACGCGGAAGAGTTTACTCAGACAAAAAAATGAATTCCGCGAGATTTCCGAGATCGGATTCCGTCTATACCAGGATTTAATCCTGGAATTCAATATCAACCGGGCGATTGATGAAGACGGAAATCTCAGTGACGATGCGAGCAAAGAACTCCACAGGATAAGAACGAATTTGAATCGAACCCGGGGCAATCTTCGTAAGAAAATTATTTCCATAGCCCGGTCTTTTTCGGAAATGGAGTATTCGGAGGACGACATTTTTACGCAGAGGGATGGCCGTTTGGTTTTGCCTTTGAAAGCCGAATTCAAAAAACAAATTCCAGGCCTGATTCACGGGGCCAGTGCGACGGGGCAGACCGTTTTCATCGAGCCGTCCGCTGCGGTTGATTTGAACAACGAAGTTATTTCGCTGCAATTTGAGGAACAGAGAGAGATTGAGAAAATACTCCGTGAGCTTACGGACAAAGTCCGTGAAGTTGTTCCGCAGCTTCTCCAGGATGTTGACGTAATTGCATACGTGGACAGCCTATACGCGAGAGCGGAATACGCCGTTCGATTCAATGCGATCATCCCTGCGGTGGAAGCTGTGGACGTTCCTCGACTGGTGAAGGCGCGCCACCCGCTGCTCGTCATAAAATTAGGACGCGAAAAGGTAACGCCGATCGATATGTTTTTGGAGGATAGTACCCGTGTCGTGGTCATAAGCGGTCCAAATTCCGGCGGCAAGACTGTGACTTTGAAAACCGTCGGCCTATTTGCTCTCTGCAATCTTGCGGCAATTCCTCTTACAGCCGATCCCGGTACAGAGCTCCCGATTTACAGAAATATCTTCACGGAGATCGGAGACGAGCAGTCGATTGAAAATGATCTCAGCACGTTCACTTCTCGCATAAAACATTTTGTTTCGATAATCGATAAAGCAGGCGCAAAATCCTTGGTGCTCGTAGACGAATTCGGGGAGGAGACCGAGCCGGCGGAAGGAGCGGCACTTGCGTCCGCGATGCTGGAAGAATTGCGCGACAAGAATTCCATGTCATTCGTTACCACGCATAATTCCGGATTGAAAGTTTTTGCAAGCGATGCAGCCGCCATGATCAATGCCGCCATGGAATTCGACCAGAACACGTTGGTGCCGACATATAAACTTATCATAGGCAGACCCGGCTCAAGCTACGCGTTTGAGATCGCGCAAAGAACGGGGATTGACAAGGACATCGTGGAACGGGCGAGGAAGTATATCGGCGAAGGAAGAAACAAGCTCGAAAATTTGCTTCTAAGAGTTGAGCAGCTCGAAAACGAGCTCCGTGACAGAGTGATGGAAATAAAGAAGGAGCAGGAGCTTGCCGAAACAATGAGACAGGAATACGAAAAGAAAGTCTTTTCCGCGAAGAAGGAAGCCTCCGAGATCAGAAGCAAGGCAGTTGAAGAATCGGAAAAAATTATCGCTGAACTGAACAAGAAAATTGAAAATATGGTACGCGAAATCCGCGAGTCGGGCGCGGACAGGGAGGCGCTGAAAAGGTCGCACGCATCGGTTGATGAGATGAAACAGCAGGTTGCAAAAATGCGGGATTCTCAGGGAGCCGAACAGCGACGGAGTTTCAGCGTCGGAGACATCGTCTCCATAAGCGGAACACTTCTTGCGGGGGAAGTGATAGAGAAGTCGAATGAAAAAGGCGAGCTTCTCGTTGAAGTAAGCGGATTGAAGATGCGCGTCCATGAAAGCGAGTTACGACAGACGACCAAAGGCAAGTTGAAAAAGAACGAGGCATTTGTTGCAGTCCACTCCGGCGTCTTGACTAGAGTTGATATTCGCGGAATGCGTCCTTACGAAATTCAAAGCACCGTCGAGAAATTCTTAGATGAAGCATACCTCGGCGGCTTGAAACAAGTGGAAATAATCCATGGCACTGGAACAGGCTCACTGAAACGTGCGGTTGAACAATTGCTCAAGATCCATCCGTTCGTGGTTTCATCTAGATCCGGTGATCTCGGCGAGGGGGGGCAGGGAGTCACGATAGTGGAATTGAAACCGGAATAA
- a CDS encoding cytochrome c3 family protein: protein MNRTLLEYTLRVRVPILIFVALASITVTYFVSRPTREGIGYAPTQPIPFSHKLHAGTMKIDCAYCHIGVYRSRFAVVPPASTCMNCHTIARKTQPEIVKLTKYYDEDKPIPWKRVHKLPDYVYFSHSFHVNTGIRCQDCHGNVQDMDVIKQVSSFTMSACLDCHRNAPTRLSYIQNIRQGPTECFACHR from the coding sequence ATGAACAGAACCCTCCTGGAATACACACTGCGCGTTCGCGTTCCGATTCTTATTTTTGTCGCCTTAGCATCGATTACGGTTACTTATTTCGTGTCACGGCCAACGAGAGAGGGAATTGGTTACGCTCCGACGCAGCCGATCCCCTTTTCTCACAAACTTCATGCTGGCACAATGAAAATCGATTGCGCTTACTGTCACATCGGTGTTTACCGGTCCAGATTTGCCGTGGTTCCACCCGCCAGTACCTGCATGAACTGTCACACTATCGCACGAAAAACTCAGCCTGAAATTGTCAAACTGACAAAATATTACGATGAAGATAAGCCAATCCCGTGGAAGCGGGTTCACAAGCTTCCTGATTACGTTTACTTCAGTCATAGTTTTCATGTCAATACCGGAATACGTTGCCAGGATTGCCATGGCAACGTCCAGGATATGGACGTGATAAAACAAGTCTCGTCATTTACGATGTCGGCTTGCCTGGACTGTCACAGAAATGCTCCTACTCGGCTTTCTTACATTCAGAATATCAGGCAGGGACCGACCGAATGTTTCGCATGTCATAGATAA
- a CDS encoding TAT-variant-translocated molybdopterin oxidoreductase, with protein sequence MSDPQEKSQKIKNNLPEKGQFYWKSLKEFYNDPASVDAKANEFMAGVTDDFKLSSLPEMSRRKFLALLTASASFAAASCSSYEDKGNVIPYNKEPVGVIPGVANYYASTCTGCKHACGILVKTREGRPIKINGNDEHPVNRGKICARGQASILNLYDPERFRQPQKRNGGSFSDVSWSSANSEIVNALSAAASNGKEVAVVMGTLLSPTTKAVFDDFATKYPTVKLYSYELFTDTNRNSAWQKSYGAGQFPLINWDKAKLILTLEADILGDEGNTIEQMRLFASTRNNKDLDNFSRLVVAESGMTISGMNADLRLKIRPERQYDFVMSLLNELVVARQISRFALDKNVVNSLQAYPLQKFVLQNGLDPESVESFVSCMIKYKNASIVYAGDRLPESVHIAVNLLNEVLGSTALYRNDQSSVSLLPYSSTQDWENLVAGMNSGKVGAVIHYDANPVFHLPADYGYADALKKVENVVTLSQSESETAAASNWILPSTHDLESWNDFKTRTGILSLQQPVIYPLYQSRQKEAVVLTWIAGNDGVYHDTLYHDYLMNRWQKEIYPTMKTAVGFKTFWFSALHDGVIKFEEKPGAIQSFKIDAFTSIVSKPASTGYSVILSESYVLGDGRFANNGWLQELPHPVTKITWDNYAAISPDTAKALNVDYNDVVEVDAGGRKQKLPAFVQPGMADGVVAVELGYGRSNAGTVGSLVGTNANVLLAKGGGLTEWIYSGAAVNKVDGKYELASPVEHNFVNEPMTREMQFARGIIREGTLEEYESHPDFVRKEREESKPTTIYKNFAYNGVKWGMAIDLNKCTGCSACVISCNVENNIPVVGKDQVAVGREMQWLRIDRYYSGTPVDVKISLQPMLCQQCDDAPCENVCPVAATTHSPDGLNMMVYNRCIGTRYCSNNCPYKVRHFNFFNFRKRYEGGYYELQPAPMVSNPEVTVRDRGVMEKCTFCIQRIIEGQQEATQNGTEFTGRGVVTACQEACPANAIVFGNLNDPKSEIAELREHPLGYYSLEQLDTKPNVTYLAKLRNI encoded by the coding sequence ATGTCTGATCCGCAAGAGAAGAGTCAAAAAATCAAAAATAATCTTCCGGAGAAGGGACAATTCTATTGGAAAAGTCTGAAAGAGTTTTACAACGATCCGGCTTCGGTCGACGCAAAAGCGAATGAATTCATGGCCGGGGTGACGGATGATTTCAAATTATCAAGCCTGCCGGAAATGTCACGAAGGAAGTTCCTTGCACTTCTGACCGCATCGGCTTCGTTTGCCGCCGCGAGCTGCAGCAGCTATGAGGACAAAGGAAATGTAATTCCATACAACAAAGAACCTGTAGGCGTCATTCCAGGAGTCGCGAACTATTATGCCTCTACTTGCACCGGCTGCAAACATGCCTGCGGCATATTAGTCAAGACGAGAGAGGGGCGGCCGATAAAAATAAACGGAAATGATGAACATCCAGTAAATCGCGGAAAAATTTGCGCAAGAGGGCAAGCATCAATTTTAAATCTTTACGATCCTGAAAGATTCCGTCAACCGCAGAAGAGAAATGGCGGCAGCTTCTCGGATGTTTCGTGGAGTTCCGCAAACAGTGAAATCGTAAATGCATTGAGTGCCGCAGCGTCGAACGGGAAAGAAGTTGCCGTGGTCATGGGTACACTTCTCTCACCGACCACGAAAGCGGTGTTTGATGATTTTGCGACTAAATATCCGACGGTAAAGCTTTATTCATATGAACTTTTCACCGACACAAATAGAAATTCAGCCTGGCAAAAATCATATGGCGCCGGACAATTTCCACTGATAAACTGGGACAAAGCGAAGCTCATCCTGACGCTCGAAGCGGATATTCTCGGAGATGAAGGTAATACAATTGAACAAATGAGACTCTTCGCGTCGACACGAAACAATAAAGATCTTGATAATTTCAGCCGACTTGTAGTTGCGGAGTCCGGCATGACAATCTCGGGAATGAATGCCGATCTGCGGCTGAAGATCAGGCCGGAGCGGCAATATGATTTTGTAATGTCTCTACTGAATGAGTTGGTGGTTGCTCGCCAGATCTCGCGATTCGCGCTTGACAAGAACGTGGTCAATTCATTACAGGCGTATCCCTTGCAGAAGTTCGTTTTGCAGAATGGATTAGATCCAGAATCGGTCGAAAGCTTTGTCTCTTGCATGATTAAGTATAAAAATGCCTCGATTGTTTACGCCGGCGACAGGCTTCCCGAATCCGTGCATATTGCCGTAAACCTGCTCAATGAAGTCCTTGGCAGCACGGCGTTGTACAGAAACGATCAGTCGAGCGTATCTCTGCTTCCTTATTCCTCTACCCAGGATTGGGAAAATCTTGTCGCCGGAATGAATTCCGGAAAAGTAGGCGCTGTGATTCATTATGATGCCAATCCTGTGTTCCACCTGCCAGCAGATTATGGATATGCCGATGCACTCAAGAAAGTTGAAAATGTTGTCACGCTGTCGCAGTCCGAGAGCGAGACAGCTGCGGCGAGCAATTGGATACTTCCTTCCACGCACGACCTGGAATCATGGAACGATTTTAAGACACGAACAGGAATCTTGAGTCTTCAGCAGCCGGTTATCTATCCCTTGTATCAATCAAGACAGAAAGAAGCCGTTGTTCTCACCTGGATTGCTGGAAATGACGGCGTGTACCATGATACCCTGTACCATGATTATTTAATGAATCGGTGGCAGAAAGAAATATACCCGACGATGAAGACCGCGGTTGGTTTCAAGACTTTCTGGTTCAGTGCCCTCCATGATGGCGTTATTAAGTTTGAGGAAAAGCCGGGAGCGATTCAATCGTTTAAAATAGATGCCTTCACTTCTATCGTTTCGAAGCCAGCCTCGACCGGTTATTCCGTAATCCTGTCTGAAAGTTATGTTCTCGGCGACGGTCGGTTTGCGAACAATGGATGGCTTCAGGAGCTCCCTCATCCGGTGACCAAGATAACATGGGACAATTATGCAGCCATATCACCGGATACAGCAAAGGCGCTCAACGTGGATTACAACGATGTAGTAGAAGTTGATGCCGGCGGCAGGAAGCAAAAACTGCCGGCCTTTGTGCAGCCGGGAATGGCGGACGGTGTCGTGGCGGTCGAACTAGGTTATGGCAGATCAAATGCGGGGACGGTCGGGTCGTTGGTGGGAACAAATGCGAATGTACTCCTCGCCAAGGGAGGAGGACTGACCGAATGGATTTATTCTGGAGCGGCGGTAAACAAGGTTGATGGGAAATATGAGCTTGCTTCCCCTGTTGAACACAACTTTGTGAACGAGCCCATGACGAGGGAAATGCAATTCGCGAGAGGGATCATCCGCGAGGGGACTCTCGAAGAATATGAATCGCATCCTGATTTTGTCCGGAAGGAAAGGGAAGAATCGAAGCCTACAACGATATATAAAAATTTTGCATACAATGGTGTCAAGTGGGGAATGGCAATCGATCTTAACAAGTGCACCGGTTGCAGTGCCTGCGTAATCTCCTGCAATGTCGAGAACAACATTCCCGTTGTAGGAAAAGACCAGGTCGCTGTTGGCCGTGAAATGCAGTGGTTGAGGATCGACAGATACTACTCGGGCACACCCGTAGATGTCAAGATAAGTCTCCAGCCGATGTTGTGTCAGCAATGCGACGATGCACCTTGCGAGAACGTCTGTCCTGTTGCGGCAACGACGCACAGTCCAGATGGACTCAACATGATGGTTTACAACCGCTGCATCGGCACGAGATACTGTTCGAATAACTGTCCATACAAAGTCAGGCATTTCAACTTCTTCAATTTCAGAAAGCGCTACGAAGGTGGATACTATGAGCTTCAACCGGCTCCGATGGTGAGTAATCCTGAAGTCACCGTTCGCGACCGCGGAGTGATGGAGAAGTGCACTTTCTGCATTCAGCGGATCATCGAAGGACAGCAGGAGGCGACCCAGAATGGAACTGAATTTACAGGAAGAGGCGTAGTCACCGCCTGCCAGGAAGCATGTCCCGCAAACGCCATCGTTTTCGGAAATTTGAACGATCCAAAATCCGAAATAGCAGAACTGCGAGAACATCCGCTTGGATACTATTCGCTGGAACAACTCGATACCAAGCCGAATGTTACTTACCTGGCTAAACTAAGGAATATCTAA
- the nrfD gene encoding NrfD/PsrC family molybdoenzyme membrane anchor subunit — protein MSASSIDEVIDYTKAPPLVEGNPTLTHLDDDIAKPMEHRPSAKYFIALAITLAMLTFGIIAVGYTFYYGIGMWGNNIPVGWAFAITNFVFWIGIGHAGTLISAILFLFRQRWRTAIARTAEAMTIFAVMCAGLFPVLHLGRPWFMAFIIPIPNQHGLWINFNSPLVWDVFAVSTYFTVSLMFWYIGLIPDLATMRDRTTNKIKKTIYSILSLGWRFSNRHWQHYEKVYVILAGLATPLVFSVHSIVSFDFAVSILPGWHTTIFPPYFVAGAIFSGFGMVLTVLIIVRKVFNLEYIITKDHLDRMAKVTLLVSMMVAYAYLLEPFIAWYSGDPVDWYLVIQRATGHYALGFWIMTTCNVFVPQLLWFKKIRRCVPVLFVISLLINVGMWLERYIIIVTSLVRDFTPAAWHLYSPTWVDFGILTGSFGLFFTLVLLFSRTLPVISMSEVKGVTESAHPAHQAGVSHE, from the coding sequence TTGTCGGCCAGTTCTATTGATGAAGTGATTGATTATACGAAAGCTCCTCCACTTGTGGAAGGGAATCCGACTCTCACACATTTGGATGATGACATCGCCAAGCCGATGGAGCACCGGCCGTCCGCGAAGTATTTCATCGCTCTGGCAATCACTCTGGCAATGCTCACATTCGGAATCATCGCAGTTGGTTACACATTTTATTATGGAATCGGGATGTGGGGAAACAATATTCCTGTTGGCTGGGCATTTGCAATTACGAACTTCGTGTTCTGGATCGGAATTGGACACGCTGGCACACTTATCTCGGCAATCCTCTTCCTCTTCCGCCAACGCTGGCGCACCGCGATAGCGAGAACCGCAGAGGCGATGACGATATTTGCCGTCATGTGCGCCGGGCTTTTTCCCGTTTTGCACCTAGGAAGACCGTGGTTCATGGCATTTATAATCCCTATTCCAAACCAGCATGGCCTCTGGATTAACTTCAACTCGCCGCTGGTGTGGGATGTCTTTGCCGTCTCGACATATTTTACAGTGTCGCTGATGTTCTGGTATATCGGATTGATCCCCGATCTTGCGACGATGCGAGACAGAACAACCAACAAAATCAAGAAGACAATCTACTCGATCCTCAGTCTCGGATGGAGATTCTCGAACAGGCACTGGCAGCATTACGAAAAAGTTTATGTGATATTAGCAGGTCTCGCGACCCCTTTAGTTTTTTCTGTTCACAGTATAGTCAGCTTCGACTTTGCAGTCTCGATCCTTCCGGGCTGGCACACGACAATATTCCCACCATACTTTGTTGCCGGAGCCATATTCTCCGGTTTCGGAATGGTGCTGACTGTTCTCATTATTGTAAGAAAAGTTTTCAATCTCGAATACATTATAACAAAAGATCATCTCGACAGGATGGCGAAGGTGACTTTGCTCGTCAGCATGATGGTCGCATATGCTTATTTGCTGGAGCCGTTCATCGCATGGTACAGTGGAGATCCGGTAGATTGGTACCTCGTCATCCAACGCGCCACGGGACACTACGCTCTTGGATTCTGGATAATGACGACGTGTAACGTATTCGTTCCGCAGCTGTTGTGGTTCAAGAAAATTAGAAGATGTGTACCCGTTCTTTTTGTGATCTCACTTCTGATAAATGTTGGAATGTGGCTGGAACGTTACATAATTATAGTCACTTCATTGGTCAGAGATTTCACACCGGCAGCATGGCACTTATATTCACCAACCTGGGTCGACTTCGGAATACTGACCGGCAGTTTCGGTCTCTTCTTCACTCTCGTTCTCCTTTTCTCGAGAACTCTTCCGGTTATATCAATGTCCGAAGTCAAGGGCGTCACAGAAAGTGCGCACCCCGCTCATCAGGCAGGAGTTAGCCATGAGTGA